In Bacteroidia bacterium, a single window of DNA contains:
- a CDS encoding transcriptional repressor encodes MNVEETLKKAGLRLTETRKAVLSVFFQSQKALSHSDLETMLKNYDRVTLYRTLSTFLEKDLIHKILNPDGVAVFALCRHESYSTQKLRSKLHNHAHFVCKICKETRCIDEFEIEIPNYLLNSTQIDEISVVLQGTCATCIKSQQMV; translated from the coding sequence ATGAATGTAGAAGAAACCTTAAAAAAAGCAGGGCTACGCCTTACAGAAACTCGTAAAGCCGTCCTATCTGTGTTCTTTCAATCTCAAAAAGCGCTCTCACACAGTGATCTAGAAACTATGCTCAAAAACTATGATAGAGTAACCCTCTACCGAACCCTATCTACCTTTTTGGAAAAAGACCTTATTCATAAAATACTTAACCCTGATGGTGTTGCAGTTTTTGCCTTGTGCAGACACGAAAGCTATTCTACACAAAAATTACGTAGCAAGCTGCACAACCATGCTCATTTTGTATGTAAAATCTGTAAAGAAACCCGATGTATAGACGAATTTGAAATAGAAATCCCTAACTACTTACTCAATAGCACTCAAATAGATGAAATTTCAGTTGTTTTGCAAGGTACGTGCGCCACTTGTATTAAATCTCAACAAATGGTATAG